Sequence from the Rhizobium etli 8C-3 genome:
CGGCGCCAGCCTGACGACGACTGCGGAAGGCGCGCAGGCCCGGACCGCGACCGCCGAAGAACTCGAAGCTCTGCTTTCTGCCGTCGAGGCGAAGGCCGGGTAATTTCTGAAACGACATGATTGAAAGTACTAGGAGACGGACATGGTGACGAAGGTTTTGCTGGTCGGGGAGAGCTGGGTGAGCTCGGCAACCCACTACAAGGGGTTCGACCAGTTCGGCAGCGTGACCTTCCATCTCGGTGCCGAGCCGCTTGTTGCAGCGCTCCAGGGCGACGAGTTCGAGATCACTTACATGACGGCGCATGACTGCGTCGAGAAGTTCCCCTTCACGCTGGAGGGGCTGTCCGAATATCAGGTCATTCTGCTTTCCGACATCGGCGCGAATTCGCTGCTTCTGCCGCCCTCCGTCTGGCTGCACGGAAAGCCGGTTCCCAATCGCCTGAAGATTATCCGCGACTGGACCGCCGCGGGCGGCGGTCTCGTAATGGCCGGCGGTTATTTCTCATTCCAGGGCATCGACGGCAAGGCCCGCTGGCGCCGCACGCCGGTGGAGGAGGCGCTCCCCGTCACCTGCCTGCCTTATGACGACCGGCTGGAAGTACCGGATGGTTTCAAGGCCGTCGTGACCGGGCCGAAGAGCCACCCGATCCTGCAGGGTGTCGACGGCGAGTGGCCGCTGCTTCTCGGTGCGAACGAGGTCGTTGCCAAGGAAGGCGAGGGCGTCGAAGTTCTGGCGACGCTGCCGGAGGAGGAGGGTGGCCATCCGCTTCTCGTGACCGGTGGCTACGGCAAGGGTCGCACTGTCGCCTGGACCTCCGATATCGGACCGCACTGGGTGCCGAACGAATTCGTAGCGTGGCCCGGTTACGCAACGATCTGGAAGAACATTCTTCGCTGGGCAAGCCAAAGCAAGTGATCTCAGCAAACGCAAAGGACAGCACCATGACCGTTCCATTCCTGCGCGCAACCGGGATCACGAAACGCTTCGGCGCGCTCACCGCGTTGAAGGATGTCGATCTCCAGATCAACGGCGGTGAAGTTCTGGCTTTGCTCGGCGACAACGGTGCCGGCAAGTCTACCTTCATCAAGATCCTCGCCGGCGCGCATCCCCAGAGCGACGGCGAACTGCTGGTCGAGGGCCAGTCCGTCCAGTTCTCCTCGCCCAAGGATGCGGCCAGCTCTGGCATCGCGACGATCTTCCAGGAACTTGCCCTGTCGGAGAACCTGTCGATCTCGGAGAACGTGTTTCTTGGGCGTGAGCTCAAGCGTTCGGTGCTCGGCATCCCCTTCCTGCGCCGCAAGGCGATGCGGGATAAGGTGGATGGCCTGCTGCACGAACTGGACGCCCATATTTCCGACCCGGAAGCGCCTGTCGGCAGTCTTTCGGGCGGCCAGCGCCAGGCGGTCGCGATCTGCCGGGCGCTCAATCTTAATGCCAGGCTCGTCATCATGGACGAACCGACGGCCGCACTTGCCGTCGCCGAAACGCGAAAGGTGCTGCAGCTCACCCGCCGGCTGGCTGAACGCGGCTGCGCGGTCGTGCTGATCAGCCACAACATTGCTGATGTCTTCGAGGTCGCCGACCGGATGGTCGTCTTCCGCCGCGGCCGAAAGGTCGCCGAGCGGCGGAAGGAAGAGACCAATCCCGAAGAGATTGTTTCCCTCATCACAGGCGCCCATCCCGACGTGCGGGCGCTTGAACAAAACAATCAATAAAGCGCGTCACTTGCTCCAGAGAGGTTCCCTATGTTTACGAAATTCAAGACAGTTCTCGCCGTATCAGCATTGACACTCGCCGTCGGCACCGCTGCCTTTGCGCAGGACAAGCCGAAGGTCGCCTTTGTGCCGCAGCTGATCGGCATTCCCTACTTCAACGCCATGGAGGCCGGCGGCAAGCGCGCGGCCGAAGAACTCGGCGTCGACTTCATCTATTCCGGCCCGGTTGATACCAACCCGGTCGACCAGCTGCAGATCGTCCAGAATCTGATCGACCAAGGCGTCAACGCCGTCTCCGTAAGCGTGCTCGATGCTTCCGCGATCGCCCCGGTGGTCGAGGCTGCCAAGGCCAAGGGCGTGAAGCTCTTTACCAGCGACAGCGACGCTCCGGACAGCGGCCGCGCCGTCTACGTCGCCCAGGCGACAGACGAAGGCCTCGGCACTAAGATTATCGACGAACTGGTCATGCGCGTCGGCGAAGATGCCAAGATCGGTATCGTCTCGGGCGAGGCGACGGCCTCCAACCTCAATGCGTGGATCGGCTTCATGCAGAAGCAGGCGAAGGAGAAGTATCCGAAGATGACGCTTCTCGAGCCGCAATATGCCGGCGGCACGGCCCAGCGCGCAGCGCAGATCGCTGGCGACCTGATGACCGCCAATCCCGATATCAAGGGTATCATCGCGGTTGCTTCCTCGACATGCCCGGGTGTCGCCCAGGCCATCGAGACGGCCGGCAAGATCGGCACGGTCGTCGGCACCGGTTATTGCAGCCCGAACACCGCGCGTTCCTACATCAAGAGCGGCTCCTTCGGCTTCTCGGTCCTCTGGGATCCGGCACAGCTCGGCTACCTGACGGTCTGGGCGGGCAAGCAGCTGATCGACGGCAAGCCATTCGCGGCTGAAAACTCGGTGCCAGGCTTTACCTCGCCGGTCACCTACAATGCCGACAGTGGCATCCTACTGCTCGGTCCTCCGGCCGTCTTTACCGCCGACAATGTCGACAAGTTCGACTTCTAAGGCCGGGTAAAGTCTGTGATGCGACAGTCAAGTCCACGTCTTCTCGCCATTGGCGGACGTGAATGGGCGCTGCTTGGCGCGGTCATTCTCGCCTCGATCGTCTTTTCTGTCGCGTCACCCTTTTTCGCGACGACAGGCAATGCCGGGACAATCGTCCGCAACAGCACAGAGCTGATGCTGGCGGGTCTCGGCATGACCCTGCTGCTGGCGATGGGCAGTATCGACGTTTCGATCGGCATCCTCATGGGCCTTGCCGCCATCGTCGTCGCCCATGCCCTGCTGGCGTCGGTGGCGCCGGCGATTGCCCTATTGGTAGGCCCGGTGACGGGCGCGGCTCTCGGTTTCGTGACGGCGCTCGTCGTTGTCCTTGGTCGGGTGCCGGCCATCGTCGGCACGCTCGGCCTTCTCGGCGTCTATCGCATGGGTGTCTTCACACTTCTTGGCGGGCAATGGCTTTCGGGACTACCGGTCGGCCTGACCCAACTCCTGTCCAGCACCTTTCTGGGCATTCCGCTTTCGGTGTT
This genomic interval carries:
- a CDS encoding glutamine amidotransferase, which gives rise to MVTKVLLVGESWVSSATHYKGFDQFGSVTFHLGAEPLVAALQGDEFEITYMTAHDCVEKFPFTLEGLSEYQVILLSDIGANSLLLPPSVWLHGKPVPNRLKIIRDWTAAGGGLVMAGGYFSFQGIDGKARWRRTPVEEALPVTCLPYDDRLEVPDGFKAVVTGPKSHPILQGVDGEWPLLLGANEVVAKEGEGVEVLATLPEEEGGHPLLVTGGYGKGRTVAWTSDIGPHWVPNEFVAWPGYATIWKNILRWASQSK
- a CDS encoding ATP-binding cassette domain-containing protein, giving the protein MTVPFLRATGITKRFGALTALKDVDLQINGGEVLALLGDNGAGKSTFIKILAGAHPQSDGELLVEGQSVQFSSPKDAASSGIATIFQELALSENLSISENVFLGRELKRSVLGIPFLRRKAMRDKVDGLLHELDAHISDPEAPVGSLSGGQRQAVAICRALNLNARLVIMDEPTAALAVAETRKVLQLTRRLAERGCAVVLISHNIADVFEVADRMVVFRRGRKVAERRKEETNPEEIVSLITGAHPDVRALEQNNQ
- a CDS encoding autoinducer 2 ABC transporter substrate-binding protein produces the protein MFTKFKTVLAVSALTLAVGTAAFAQDKPKVAFVPQLIGIPYFNAMEAGGKRAAEELGVDFIYSGPVDTNPVDQLQIVQNLIDQGVNAVSVSVLDASAIAPVVEAAKAKGVKLFTSDSDAPDSGRAVYVAQATDEGLGTKIIDELVMRVGEDAKIGIVSGEATASNLNAWIGFMQKQAKEKYPKMTLLEPQYAGGTAQRAAQIAGDLMTANPDIKGIIAVASSTCPGVAQAIETAGKIGTVVGTGYCSPNTARSYIKSGSFGFSVLWDPAQLGYLTVWAGKQLIDGKPFAAENSVPGFTSPVTYNADSGILLLGPPAVFTADNVDKFDF
- a CDS encoding ABC transporter permease, with the protein product MRQSSPRLLAIGGREWALLGAVILASIVFSVASPFFATTGNAGTIVRNSTELMLAGLGMTLLLAMGSIDVSIGILMGLAAIVVAHALLASVAPAIALLVGPVTGAALGFVTALVVVLGRVPAIVGTLGLLGVYRMGVFTLLGGQWLSGLPVGLTQLLSSTFLGIPLSVFVIGLAYLLVWLALRRTPYGPHLLSIGNAEEKARLSGVPVIKVRIATFVISGALTGLAASFYVANYRNVEMAIGSTLALDAIAAVVLGGTSIMGGRCSLLGTAFGVILLRILQNGLLLMGVPSLWQPVVTGALLISVLALELPASRMGEFKARWMQR